One Stigmatopora argus isolate UIUO_Sarg chromosome 20, RoL_Sarg_1.0, whole genome shotgun sequence genomic region harbors:
- the LOC144065491 gene encoding uncharacterized protein LOC144065491, protein MAEEATGKTIEQLRLERAKAERAFFNQARYLRKEARKLEKSKLLREYNRFYAQAREVDNTNSDYELGLLAERGGSEEDIGGILEKIKKTQEDCDTKLTEVREIVQLSLWERCGRTELTSAMTEAEIYCGHALRTPVTAACNDAYERQVTHAKRSILELMTAFKEWEEWIPKEERPTWEKRLQDLREKRVTINTREAEHLQMSKEEGAGQEGTLRTKPAEQAPGLKIKATSLPKFEGSRRDFYPWKRTWESLQKQGEPTGSKEARRLQLLESVDGRICRDLSLSTCQTAEDMFRVLENRFGNKATIAVEILEGLVRFPILTSDQPRKVIDMIQAIEKALNDLIELDHAGAIKNLLVIRSIERKLPERIKMNWLDFMTNEANGVTPDNHFDSLLRYLKDQEEILERAEQLNTPLKPERRSVEPRPNEPRRYASTRSTSKGGCVVCGEEGHPEKLFFCKAFKNLKPKDKLSAVERLGACKKCLGCHKDESECRDTYLCRKQSCKRDHHFFLCQKGNAVPRPNAGRYGLTEEQQGFVSGLSPEAAEVFKRVFTNVSASSLCTDKSAAMGHSEGEELPVMLMLLEVTTNAGQKIGTLIDLASDTNYITHSAAKRLNLGSEKVTLLVHGVGGMVLKVKTKKYQLRVRVKTPTGTQRAHELTCYGLKEIAKISRTIKPEELKGFFPEVSLEDLHRPEQVELLIGHREGRLAPQRVKVIGDLVLWDGPLGKTVGGTHPDLFEEESVAARTSKTHFARSMRATAVKYQELRESKEFKAETRSTVTDKEFLNWWKWDSIGAACEPQCGGCRCGNCQPGGKEMTLSEERELEVIRKGLTYVTTDDHVDQPHWDTKYPWIEDPMSLPYNRSGVEATFLRTEKQLKKEPKWKVAYASQVHEMVERRAAKKLSKEMITNWRGPVWYVSHLVAPNPHSVTTPVRLVWNSSQKFKGLSMNDILLKGPDVLNPIRAVLLRFRRGVHAALGDIKKMCNSVWLEEPEMHLQISLERHRRK, encoded by the coding sequence ATGGCGGAAGAAGCCACTGGGAAAACAATTGAGCAGCTAAGGCTCGAAAGGGCCAAAGCGGAAAGAGCCTTCTTCAATCAAGCCAGGTACCTAAGGAAAGAGGCAAGAAAACTGGAGAAATCGAAGTTGCTGAGGGAATACAATAGGTTCTATGCACAAGCACGAGAGGTAGATAACACCAATAGCGATTACGAACTCGGCCTCCTTGCCGAACGGGGAGGTTCTGAGGAAGATATCGGAGGAATATTGGAGAAAATAAAGAAGACCCAAGAAGACTGTGATACCAAGCTGACAGAAGTAAGGGAGATAGTACAATTAAGTCTCTGGGAGAGATGCGGCAGGACCGAGCTCACGTCTGCAATGACGGAAGCAGAAATATACTGCGGACACGCCCTTAGGACCCCAGTGACTGCGGCGTGTAATGATGCCTATGAACGGCAAGTAACCCATGCTAAAAGAAGCATACTTGAGCTCATGACAGCGTTCAAGGAATGGGAAGAATGGATCCCAAAAGAAGAAAGACCCACCTGGGAGAAAAGACTACAAGACCTAAGAGAAAAGAGGGTCACCATCAATACAAGGGAGGCAGAACACCTACAAATGTCCAAGGAGGAGGGAGCAGGACAAGAAGGAACCCTCCgaacaaagcctgcagaacaggCACCCGGTCTCAAAATTAAGGCCACCAGTCTGCCCAAATTCGAGGGCTCCAGAAGAGATTTCTACCCGTGGAAGAGGACCTGGGAAAGCCTTCAGAAACAAGGCGAGCCAACTGGCTCGAAGGAAGCCCGAAGACTCCAACTCCTTGAAAGTGTGGATGGGAGGATCTGCAGAGACCTAAGCCTGTCCACCTGTCAGACCGCCGAAGACATGTTCAGGGTACTGGAAAACCGATTTGGAAACAAAGCAACAATAGCCGTGGAAATTCTTGAAGGCCTGGTAAGATTCCCGATCCTGACATCAGACCAACCCCGGAAAGTGATTGACATGATCCAGGCAATCGAAAAGGCCCTCAACGATCTAATAGAACTCGACCACGCTGGAGCCATCAAAAATCTGCTTGTAATCAGATCAATAGAGAGGAAATTACCAGAAAGAATAAAGATGAACTGGTTAGACTTCATGACCAACGAAGCAAATGGAGTCACCCCAGACAACCACTTTGACAGCCTCCTAAGGTACCTGAAGGACCAAGAGGAGATCTTGGAGAGGGCCGAGCAGCTTAATACACCTCTGAAGCCCGAGAGAAGATCAGTAGAACCGAGGCCAAATGAACCCAGAAGGTACGCCTCAACCAGGTCCACGAGCAAAGGGGGATGTGTCGTCTGCGGGGAAGAGGGGCACCCAGAGAAGCTTTTCTTCTGCAAGGCGTTCAAAAACCTGAAACCAAAAGACAAGTTGAGTGCAGTTGAAAGGTTGGGAGCCTGCAAAAAGTGCCTAGGGTGTCACAAAGATGAAAGCGAATGCAGGGATACTTACTTGTGCAGGAAACAGAGCTGCAAGAGAGACCATCACTTTTTCCTGTGTCAAAAAGGAAACGCGGTACCAAGACCAAATGCGGGGAGGTACGGATTGACAGAAGAACAACAGGGATTTGTGTCTGGACTGTCCCCCGAAGCGGCAGAAGTATTCAAGAGAGTCTTCACCAATGTTTCGGCAAGTTCGCTCTGCACCGACAAGTCTGCAGCAATGGGGCATAGTGAAGGGGAGGAACTCCCAGTGATGCTTATGCTCCTCGAAGTAACAACCAACGCAGGTCAGAAAATTGGAACACTGATTGACTTGGCGTCTGATACAAACTACATTACCCACAGCGCAGCCAAAAGGCTCAACCTCGGAAGTGAGAAGGTCACCCTACTGGTCCACGGTGTTGGGGGGATGGTCttgaaagtaaaaacaaaaaagtatcaGCTCCGAGTGAGAGTTAAGACACCCACAGGGACGCAAAGAGCCCATGAACTTACCTGTTATGGTTTGAAAGAAATAGCCAAGATAAGTAGGACTATCAAACCTGAAGAACTGAAAGGGTTCTTCCCAGAAGTGAGCTTAGAGGACCTGCACAGACCAGAGCAGGTCGAGCTCCTCATCGGTCACCGGGAAGGACGCCTCGCACCACAGAGGGTGAAAGTGATCGGCGACCTCGTCTTATGGGACGGACCATTGGGGAAGACCGTTGGTGGAACGCACCCAGACCTCTTTGAGGAAGAGAGTGTGGCAGCTCGCACATCCAAAACACACTTTGCACGGTCCATGAGGGCCACGGCTGTGAAATACCAAGAGCTCAGAGAATCAAAGGAATTCAAAGCTGAAACGAGAAGCACTGTCACAGACAAAGAATTCCTCAACTGGTGGAAATGGGACAGTATTGGGGCAGCCTGCGAACCACAGTGTGGAGGATGCAGATGTGGAAACTGCCAGCCAGGAGGCAAGGAGATGACACTGAGCGAGGAGAGAGAGCTGGAAGTCATCAGAAAAGGCCTCACCTATGTCACCACCGATGATCACGTCGACCAACCTCACTGGGACACGAAATACCCATGGATCGAAGACCCCATGTCTCTACCCTACAACAGAAGTGGAGTAGAAGCAACCTTTCTGAGGACAGAAAAACAACTCAAGAAAGAACCCAAGTGGAAAGTGGCATACGCATCCCAAGTCCATGAAATGGTGGAAAGAAGAGCAGCAAAGAAACTCAGCAAAGAAATGATCACCAATTGGAGAGGACCGGTGTGGTACGTTAGCCACTTGGTAGCGCCAAACCCTCACTCCGTTACCACACCAGTGCGCTTGGTCTGGAACAGCAGCCAGAAGTTCAAGGGACTTAGCATGAACGACATCCTGTTGAAAGGACCAGACGTCCTCAACCCAATCCGAGCAGTTTTACTCAGATTCAGAAGAGGAGTGCATGCAGCCCTTGGAGACATCAAGAAGATGTGCAACTCAGTGTGGTTGGAAGAACCTGAAATGCACCTACAGATTTCTTTGGAGAGACACCGAAGAAAGTGA